GTGTAGTAGACGAACTGCGCGTCGCGGTAGGTCACTTCGACGTCGATCGTGTACTCGCCGGGGTCGGCGTCCTCCTCGACGAACACCTCGAAGGCGTGGGGACCGCTGGACTCGCCGTCCTCGATCGTTCCCACGAACTGTTCGCCCGTTCGGACGTCGATCGGGGCCCCCCTCGTGTCGTCGATGTCGATCCTGACCGATCGCGCCTCCGTGGCCCGATCGATCGCCTCCGAGGGATGCTCGCCCGTCGACTCAACCTCCCCGTCGTTCGCGATGAAGAACTCGAGCGTGTCCGTCTCCCCGGCCGCAACCCGGTTGTCCGGCAACGTCACGTCGAGGTTGGCGCTCCCCTGGACGACTCCCGATCGCGTCTCGTTGGCCTCCACGACGCCGACGCCGGACCCCAGACCGATCCCGACGACGGCGATCACTACCGACAGAAACACCACCGTCGCGACCGCACCGACGACCCCTCGGCGCCACGGGGAACTCATTGTAGAACTGCTCGGGGGTTGTGACGGATAACGGTTTCCAAACCATCAAAAACATAATATCAGTTTTTATATATTTGTTACGGAGCGAGTGTTCGGTTGCGATACCGGGGCGGAAAACAACACCGGGCATATAAGGGGTAAAAAGGGGGTTCGGAATTCGTGCCGCGCGGTCCGGAGAGTAAGTCGCCTGTAATGGAACCACGAGAACTGGTTTATACTGTCCGTGTTTATATACAGAGAGACGCCATGAGCGATCGACGCGAGGGAACGGAGACGCGGATCGGCGAAGGAGAGGCGACGCTTCGGGATCTGGGGTTTTCGAGCTACGAAGAGCGAGCCTATCGGGCGTTGCTTGCGCTGGGATCGGCCACCGCAAGCGAGATTTCGGAGGCGAGCGAGGTCCCGATGGGACGGATCTACGACGCCTTGAGCGGGCTGGAGTCTCACGGGGCGGTCCGGACCCAGGACGGGAGCCATCCGACCGTCTACGCCGCGGTCGAACCGGAGGTGGTCGTCGACAGGGTACTCGAGGTGCGAACCAGGGAACTGCGCGACCGGCTCGAACGGTATCAGTCACAGCGGGAGGAACTCGTCTCTGCGCTCCGCGAGATCGAGGTGCCCGAAGACGAGTTCTGGACGGCTGTGATGGGACCGGAAGAGTCGATGGAGCTGTTGCTCGAGCGCATCGACACCGCCGAGTCGTCGGTGACGCTCGTGGCCGACACCGTGAGCTCCCAGTTCGAGCTCGACGAACTCGGCCCCCGGATCCTGGAGACCCTGTTCGACGCCTACAGGCGGGAGGTCGACATTTCGATTCTGCTTTCCGAGTCCGTTCTCGATCAACTCGGACGCGAGTTGGGCGACGGCGAGGGGCTCGACCACCGGCCGTTCGACTGGTCGCTGTTCGAACTACGGGCGAGCGACGACCTCCACGGCAACTTCACGCTGATCGACGACGCGGAGATCTGCATCGCGATCCCGAACCCGGCGGCGCCGGACGACCTGTTCGGGATGGTAAACTTCCGTGACGCCCACTTCGCGGCCCGGGCGGACGCGACGTTCGAGCGCGCTTGGGGGGACGCGAGACGGATCACCTCGCTGTCCACCGCGCTCGAAGAGTGAAAAACAGCCGGGGGAACCGCGTCAGGTCGCCTCGCCGTACGTCTCCTCGAGATACTCGATGATCCGCGTGCTCTCGGTCATTCCCTCCACGCCGTTCGCCTCGTCGACAAGCACGGGGACGCCGGTCTGACCGCTTATTTCCTGGACTTCCGTTCGCTCCGGGTGCGCCCGTGGGACGGTTCTGGATTCGTACTCGAGTTCTAGCTCCGCGAGCGTCTCGCGGACCATCGCACAGTAGGGACAGCCCTGCAGTTCATATAAGACGAGTTCCGTCATCGGCTCGAGGTAGGCCCCTCGGAACGATTAATTGCCGGGGGTTGTGCCAGAACGGTGCCAGACCGCGAAACCGACGTCGGGCGGTTCACTCCTCGAACGTCGTGAGGGCGCCGACCGGCGCCTCCGTGAACGCCCGGGCACGGTCGAGCCCCTCCCGCCCGACGGCGATCAGCGTGAAGACGCCGGTCACCTCTGCGCCGGCCTGCTCGGCGATGTCCAGGAGTAGTTCCTGGGTCTCCCCCGACCGAATGAGATCGTCGACGACCAGCACCGTCTCGCCCTCGTCGATCGCCGTCGCCGGCAGGTAGTAGGTGAGTTCGATCCCCGAGGCGAGCCGGTGTCGCGACTCGATGAACTCTTCGACTGCGGTCTCCTTGGATTTCTTCGCGTAGGCGATCCGCGCGTCGAAATGCGAGGCCATCGCCGCTCCGAGGGTGATCCCGTCGGTCGCTGCAGTCAACACGACGTCCGGCCGATCGAACTCGAGCGTCTCGACGGCGACCGGCGCGACGAGATCGAGAAACGACTGATCGAAAACCACCGAGGAGTTATCGACGTACCCCTCCTCGTCGACGGTAACTCGGGCGCGAAGCTCCGACGCGAGCGCCTCCCGGCCGACCCCGTCGACCACCTCCCGGGCGCGGTCGGTCCCGGGCAGCACGTGGCCGTTGACGTACCGGTTCAGATCACCCGCCGGAAGCCCGGTCACCGCCGCCAGTTCGTCGTACGTCCGGGTCTGCTTCAGCATTCGCAACACTGCGACCGCCTGTAGCTGCAGGCCGGCCTTCTCGGCTCTGTTCATGATCGCAGTAGCTGATTGCGCAACTATGAGTACTTCGAAACGTTCCCGCGAAGATATTGCACACGTGGATGCAGGAAACGGGCACAGGAAACGGGGCACAGGAAACAGGGCAACTGTGCCGCCGGAAACCGGATCAACGCTCCCGCACGACGACGAACTCTGCGAGGTCGCGGAGATACCCTTTCGCCGCGGTTTCGGGGACGTCTGCGGCCTCCAGCGACTGGAGGGCGAGGTCGGCCTGCCGCTGGGCCCGCTGGTTCGCCTCCTCGACGGAGAGGCCGGTCACCTGGACGAACGAGGGACGGTCCATCTGTTCGTCCTGACCGGTCGGTTTCCCCAGGTCGTCGGCGTCGGCTGTCGCGTCCAGAACGTCGTCCCGGATCTGGAACGCGATGCCGACCCGCTCGGCGTACTCGCCGAACGCCTCGACGGTGAACGCGTCGGCGTCGGCGGCGACGGCCCCCAACTCCGCCGCCGCGCGGAACAGCGCGCCGGTCTTGCGCCGGGCCAGTTCCATGTACGCCTCCTCGGAGTCAGGATAGGAGACGAGCTCGGTCGCCTCCCCCTCGCCGAGTTCGACCATCGCCTCCGCGACGATCTGGGTCGCCCGATCGTCAGCGGAAAACAGCGCGAACGCCTCGCCGAGTAACCCGTCGCTGGTGATCAACGCTGGGCCGTAACCGAACTCGGCCCAGGCGCTCGGGGTGCCTCGTCGAAGCTGCGAGCGGTCGATGATATCGTCGACGACCAGCGACGCGTTGTGAACGAACTCGATGCCGGCAGCGAAGTCGACCGCCTCCGCCGGATCCCCGCCGCACGCCTCACAGGACAGCACCGTCACTGCCGGACGCACCCGCTTGCCACCCGCCAGCACGACGTGTTCCAGCTCCGCAGTGAGCTGTGCGGGTTCGACCCCCTCGATCACCTCGGTGAGACGGTCGTTCACGAGCTCGACCCGATGCTCGAGATACTCCATCACCGGAGAAAGGGGATCCGCGCGTTTGTAGGTGACGAAACCGAGGCCCGGACCGGCGCGCGATTCGACTAGCTGAACTGTTCGGTCAGCTCGGGAACGACCTCGAAGAGGTCGTCGACGATGCCGTAATCCGCGATGTCGAAGATCGGCGCGTTCGGGTCGGTGTTGATCGCGACGATCGTCTTCGCGCCCTTCATCCCGGCGACGTGCTGGACCGCTCCCGAGATGCCGACCGCGATGTACACCTCCGGGGTGACGACCTTGCCGGACTGGCCGACCTGACGGTTCTTCGGCAACCAGCCGTTGTCGACGACCGGTCTCGAGGCCGCAAGCGTCGCGTCCAGCGCGTCCGCCAGCGCTTCGACGATTTCCAGGTTCTCCTCCTCTTCGATACCCCGACCGATCGACACCAGCACGTCCGCATCCGAGATGTCGACGTCACCCTCGCCGACCTCCTCGAATCCCGTGACTCGGCTGCCGACCGCCGACTCGTCCAGGTCGAACTCGAACGGCTCGAGGGACGCGTCGCCCCGGTCTTCCGTGGCTGGCCACTCCCCGCTCCGGATCGTCACGAAGAACCGGTCTGCGTCCACCTCGACGGTCGTCTCGACCTTCGACCCGTACATCTCGCGGGTCACCTCGAGGCCGTCCTCGTACTCCAGTGCTACCGCGTCGGTCACGAGCGGGATCGACAGCCCGTTGGCGACCGCCGGCGCGTAATCCAGCCCGTTGACGCTGTTGGGCGCGAGGATCGCCGTCGCGTCGATCTCCCCGCACAGCGCCTCGACCGCCTGCACGTACACGTCGTGGTTGAACTCCTCGCCCTCGTCGACGGTGTGGACGACATCGACCCCGTCCCGGTCGAGTTTATCTGCGAACGATTCGACGTCGCCACCGATCACTGCGACGTGGAGCTCACCGTCCAGGTCGTCGGCGAGTTCCCGACCCGCAGTGAGCAGTTCGAAGCTCACGTCCCGCAGTTCGCCGCGACGGTGGTCCGCGACCGCGAGCACGGCGCTCATTGGGCACCCACCCCCTTCTCCTGGAGGACTTCAGCAAGTTCACCGGCGGTCTCGCCCGGGTCACCCTCGAAGATCTCGGCGTCGGATTCGCTCACCGGCTCGTACATGCGCGTGAGATCGAGGGCTCCCTCGACGGCGTCTTCCCCCAACTCCAGGTCCTCGAGACCCTGCACGTCGATCTCTTTGCTCTGTGCCTGCCGGATGCCGCGGAGGCTGGCGTATCGTGGTTCGTTGATCCCCGTCTGGATCGTGAGGACAGCCGGCATGTCGACTTCGGTGAGCTCCTCGACGCCGCCCTCCAGTTCGCGGCGAACGTTCGCGACCGTGTCGTCCTCGGTGAGCTCCATCCGGTTTACCACCGCGGCCCACTGGACCCCGAGCTGGCGGGCGAGCGCGACGCCGGTGGCACCGAAGCTGTCGTCGTTTGCCTGCACGCCCGACAAAATGAGATCGGGCTCCTCCTGTTCGACGATCGCCTCGAGCAGTCGTGCCTTCGCGTCGACATCGAGCAGGTCCTGCCGGGCGATCGCATCGTCCCAGACGCGCACCGCCCGGTCGAGCCCTTTCGCCAGCGCCATCCGGATCGTCTCCTCGCTGCGCTCGGGACCGATCGTTACCCCGACGGTTTCGACGTCGTCGCGCTCTTCGGAGAGCTGGACGGCTTCCTCGATGGCGTAATCGTCCCACTCGTTGAGATCGTACTCCAGATACCCCTCCTCGATCTCCGTCCCCGAGATCTCGAAGTCGTCGGCGGCCTCAGCGACCTCCTTCACCGTGACGAGAACTTTCATGAAAGAGGGGTCACTTCCGCCGATGGTAAACGTTTTGATAGCCCTCCCGTTCGCGGTTCAACTGAAATCAACGGGAGACGCGATCACTCGTCGGCGTGGGTGTCACGGTCGGTATTCCCCGCCCCGCCGGTATTTCCCTCCCCGCCGGTATCGCCGCCCCCGCCGGTATCGCCGCCGGTACCACCGTTCCCGTCGGCATCCACGTCGTCCGGCAGCGAAATCAGGTTCTCGCGGCCGAGGCGGAGCTTCTCGATCCAGCCCTCGTCGGCCATCCTGGAGAGCAGTTGGGACACCTTCGCGTCCGACCAGCCAGTCTCCTCGACGATTTCCGCCTGTCGCATCCGCCCGCCGCGTTGCTCCAGCAACCGTTCGACCCGCTCCTCGTCGGAAAGCAGCGAAAGATCGACCTCGTCGTCGGCCGCCTCCTCTTCTCCCGGTCCCCCGACCCCCTCGACGGGTTGCGACGGTACGTCCCCGGACGAATCTTCCCCGGCCGTCGGTACCACGGCGTCCGACTGGACGCCTTCTCCCTCCGTCTTTCGACGATACAGCAGCGCGGCGATCAGGATCGCCACCCCGATCAGGAAGGCGCCGCCGATGATCTCCCAGGAGTCTCCGGCCGCCTCGGTCGGCGTTCCCGGGGTGGGATCCGTATCGACGGGGCTGTACGTTATGATCAGACGGTCCTCGGCGGTGAACAGCTGTGGCCCTTCGATCCAGGCGTTACCCTCTCTGAGGTCAGGGTTCACTCCCGGCGTCGTGTCCACCTGGTAGCCGTCCGGCGTCACGACGACGAGCTGCTGGTTCGATTCGAGCGATCCCAAGAGCGGATCGCCGTCGGCTGTCGTCAACGCGTCGTCGAGAACGAGCTTCCCATCGTCGGACGCGAGAAACGCCGTCCAGGTGAACTCCACGCGGAGAGTCCCGACGTTCCCTTCGCGTTCTGCGGCCCGGCGGACGGCGGTCATCGCCATCTCCCGATCGGTGGAGTCGTCGGCGACTGCGACGATCTGTTCGAACGTCTCGACGTCGAACGGGGCGTCCGCGGTCCCACCCTCGAAATCGGTTGCGAAGTCGTCGAACGCGTCCCGGTCGGCGTCAGTCTCGAGGTGGTACTCGGCCGTCACGTTCCAGGTCGCGTTCCCGTCCCCGTGAAGCACGACGCGGAACGTCGTTTCGGGAGGGTTCTCGGCACCACCGAGGGCTTCCAGAGACTGTGTGTGGTCGCCGTCGACGGACGGCTGCAGGGCGTCAGCTGGATGGACCGGAGAGGGCGTACCCGCCGCGGGGACCATCGCGGCTGCCCCGGCAAACACACCGAACAGCACGACCGCGGCCAAGAGGGCGGAACGCCGCATATGGAGGAAACTAACCGGCCCCAGGCAAAACGCTTTCCATGCTTCCGGGGGTGACTGGATCTGCGTAGGAGAGTTTTTGTAGCGCCGGGGGATAAGCCATCGTACGATGAAGGCCGCCCCGATCCTGCTTTCGGTCCTCCTGGTCGTCGCCACCGCCGGCGTCGGCGCGTTCGCCCCGGACGCAAACGGGGAGCAGCCGGCCATCGAGGCCGGCGACGACGTCCCCCCTCCTGACGCCTTCGATGGCCGCCCCGATCCTGCTTTCGGTCCTCCTGGTCGTCGCCACCGCCGGCGTCGGCGCGTTCGCCCCGGACGCAAACGGGGAGCAGCCGGCCATCGAGGCCGGCGACGACGTCCCCCCTCCTGACGCCTCGATTGCCGCCGTCGGCGCCGAAACCGGGCAGCTGACAGCCCCTGACGACTACACCAGGCAGCTGGAGCCCCGTGGGGAGAACGCAACCCGGGTGCTCGGAATCCCCGACGACGACGTCGACAGCTCGGACGTCAGGCGGGAACACGCCGACATCGGCCCGGCCGTCGGCTACGGCACGGACGCCACCGGCATGGAGATCAAAACGGAATCGATAGAACGACAGATCGAATCCATCGAGGAAACCGACGAGCGACAGCGGCAGATCCTTGCAGAGATTTCCGAGATCGAACAGCGAGAGATAACCCTCAACGGCCGGGAGCGAACCGCCGTCGAGGCGTACAGCACGGGCGAGATCGACGCCAGGGAGCTCGTCGTCCGGCTCGCTCGCGTGAGCATGGAGGCACAGATTCTTCGCGAGCGGCTCGAAATGCTCGGAGAACAGGCAGACGAGACGCCGGACTTCAGTGTCGACGCTCGGGCGAACAACATCGACTTCCAGCTGCGGACCTACGACGGCCCCGTGCGGAACCACGCCAAAGGCATACTCGAGGGGGAACACCCCTCCGAACGAGTGTTCGTCGAGTCCGGCGGCGACGCTGTCGTCCTGTCGATGATACACGACGGCGAGTACGTCCGCGAGGCGAAAGTCCCCGACCGGCAGGACCGGTCGACGACCGGATCGATGGAACTCGAGGGTGCCGAGAGCGTGACGTTCGGCAGCTATCCCGAAATCGCCGCGACCCGGGAGGGTGCCGACTCGATCGGCTCCGACGGCCTCTTTATCGTCCAGGTGCCACACGCCGGCGGCGAGCTAACGACGTTCGTCGATGGGGGCAGCGAACAGGTGTTCATCGATCACCAGCGGATCCCCCTGGACGACACCATCGGTCAGGTGCCCGTCTCCGACGTCCAGGAAGGACTCAACGTGACCGTCGATCGGTCCTACCCCGGCGGTCCCGTCCGGGTGACCGTCCTCGATGTGGAGACCGACGAGCCGGTGATCGGTGCGACAGTCACCGTCGGCGACGCCGTGCAAAGCGAAACCGTGGGAACGACCGATATCGACGGCCAACACTGGGTCGTCTCTCCGCGCGATCCGTTCCTGCTGACCGTCCTCGGCGAGGACACGACGGTGGCGCGACTCGAGATCCAGCCGACCGAGACGCCACATATAGAGGCGTATCAGCTCGAAAACGAGACCGACTGACCCGGGAGGACCTCTGTTCGGCACTCGGTCTCAAAGGCCGTACAGTTTCGTCGTCCAGAACTCCTCGAACGCCGCCGCGAGCGCATCCCGGTCGGTCCCGCCGGCACCGGCGGTCGCGGTGACGTCCACGTCGGACTCCAGTCGCGAGAGCACCGTCCGCTCCCCGACCAGAACCGTCCGATCGAGATCCTCGTCCCGGGTTTTCAGCACGTTCCGGACCCGGTCCACGTGGGCGTCGATCTGTTCGTCCCGGCGGCGCTCGAACCGTCCCTGTGAGAACCCTCCTTTCGAGTGATCCGAGATCACGTCGCTTTCGAACCCCTCGAACGCGTCCAGTTCGTCGCCATCGTAGACGCCGAACGCAAACGTGTCCGACCGAACGAGTCCGAAGCCGAACCGTCCCGTCGGCCGGAACCACTTGTCGGGGAGGCGAAAACAATCCTCCCACTCGGAGAACGGCTCCGGCGGCAGGGGCGGGGCCAGGGCGGCGGCGACGACGCCAGCGTCGTCCGCGAGAACGAGCGCCGGCGCGGCGTCGCGAACGAGCGGGCTCCTGTCGCCGAGGACCTCCCGCACGGAATCCGGAACCTCCGTTTCGACGTACGCTGTCAGGGCACCCTCCCGAGGAGCTTCGAGGCTGCGAAGACGATCGAGTACTGACTCGAGACGGCGGCCGCGACACCGCTCGGCGTGCCGGAACGACAGCTCCTCGTCGCGACCCTCCTCGGCCCGACTGACGCGGTCCTGGAGCTCTTCGATCCGGTCCTCGAGTCGGTTGATCCGTTCTTCGGCTCGCTGTCGCTCGGTCACGGCGTCCGCCCGGCGATCCGACTCGGCTTCGAGCTGCCGTTCGAGATGCTCGTTCGCTTCCTCGAGTTCGTCGATCCGCGCTTTCAGTTCCGCGCGGCCGAGCAGCCTGTCGATCATACCGGGGAGCGGTCCCGCGTGGACTTGAAACAGGGGGATCAGGTGCCGGCGGAGGGCTCCCAGCCCGCATACCGGAGGAGTTCGAGGGCCCGGTCGGCCTTCGCGAGCAGCACCTCGCGGGTCGCCGGCAGCCGGCGTTCGGTGTACGTCGGTGGGAGCGCGAGCGTCCCGGTGGGAACGTCGTCGTCGCCGAGTACGGGGAAATGTCGCCCGTCGAGTTTCATGACCAGCGGCGCGTCGAGCCGTTCGAGACCCTCGCCGGTCGCGTACAGCTGCTCGTTTACCCGCTCGTGATCCGCACGGTTGAGCACCGCATGATCGCCCTCGTGCGGTTCGACGTACATTTCCCCGAGGTAGTATCCGCTGGAAAATCGTTCGAACATACTGTGCAAGTTATTCTCACTCATGACCAGAGATAAAAGTTTCCGGGAACGTTTATATCGTCGCGCAAGTACGTCGCCGGAGTCGGGCGGACCGGCCACCATCGACGACAACGTATTTCATCCCGACTCCCGTAGTTTCGGTCGGTCGATGGCTGCACACGACGACGTTCAGTATCTGGCCGGATCGCCGGTCCGCGCGAACATTCTCGCCGCCCTCTGCGAGGAGCCGCTCCGGCCGACACAACTGACCGACCGCGTGGACGCCACCAGAACGACTGTCCAGCGAATCCTCGCCGGATATCTGGACCGCGAGTGGGTGGTCAAGCGCGGACATCGGTACACGGTGACCGTCACCGGGCGGGGCGTGTATCGCGCCTACGAGTCGCTGTGTGCAGACGTCGAACGGGCCAGCGAACTCGGGTCGTTCGCGTCCCATATCGGCCCGATCGCCGACGATCTCCCGTGGACCGCCCTCGAGAGTGCCGAGGTCACCGCCGCGAGCGACCGGGACCCGTTCTCGACGGTCCAGCGGCTGGTGGAACTCATCTCGACGGCCGACGCCGACCGCATGCGCGCGATCACCCCAATCGTCGCCGAGGTGTTCAACGAGGCAGCCGCCGAGTTCATCGAGGGCGGCGGTCACCTCGAGTTGACGATAGACAGCGGCGTCCTGGAAGCGTCCCGGACCGGGTTTCCCGAGGCCGTCGATCGCGCCGTAGAGAACGGCGACGTCGAGGTCCGGGTTCATCCGGAACCGATCGGGTTCGGCCTGATGCTGTGTGAGGAGTGGGCCTGCCTTGGCGCGTACGACGACGAGAACAACGTCCGGGCCGTGATCGAATCCGACTCGTCGGAGCTGTTCGACTGGGCGAACGAACAGTACGGACGGTATCGATCTCGCACGAGACCGCTCGCGGAGGTACTCGAGGAACAGGCAGTGCGTTCACCAGATCGACCGGCCGACGAACGCCAGCGGCAAGACTCCACCTCCAGCGAACACCAGCGGTGACGGCGTGTCATCGGAAGCCGGAAACGGTCGAAGCAGGGGGGGCCGACCGCCGGGCGACCTGGATCGTGGCCGACATGTCAGAGGTGTTGCGTCAGGGAGGGGTCAAGACGACGCGTTCGGTGGTACCCGATCCGACTCCGTCGGGAGCGTCGGACGAACCGTTGGTCGTCTGCTCCCGTAACTATTCGCTGGGGTCCCGGCTACCTATACGTAACTGGCGATACGTGTTACAGACCCAATAACAAGTTACAGATCCTGTAACAACAGCCGTTTCACCGGTCGATGTCGATCGACTCGATGAGCGCTTCCTCCTGTGGGCGGTCGGCACTGTCGGTCTGGAGTGCGCCGATGTCCTCGACGACGTCCATACCGTCGATGACCTGGCCGAAGACCGCGTGTTTCCCGTCGAGGTGGGGCTGGGCGGCCAGCGTGATGAAAAACTGCGAGCCGTTCGTGTCGGGACCGTGGTTCGCCATGCTCAACACGCCCGGACCGTCGTGACCCAGGTCGTCGTGGAACTCGTCGTCGAACGTGTAGCCGGGGCCGCCCCGTCCGGTGCCGGTCGGATCGCCGCCCTGGATCATGAAGCCGCCGATCACGCGGTGGAACGGGACGTCCTCGTAGAGGGGATCCGTCCGCGTCTCGCCGGTTTCGGGGTGCGTCCACTCCTTTTCGCCGGTTGCGAGTCCGATGAAGTTCTCGACGGTTCGGGGGACGTGCTGTTCGTACAGTTCGACTTCGATCTCGCCGAAGTTGGTGTTGATCGTCGCGGTCGGATTCTCGGGATTCTCCATGGATCTACTGCGGCAGCCATCCCCAAAAGGACTCGCTTCCGGAGCGGACGGGGACTGCGGTTCGACGCCGGAGCGGACGGGGCCACCGGATCGACGCTCCGGTGTCGATCGCTAATAAAGCGGACCCCTGACTGTGAACCCGATTATAAACATATCGCCCCCTCCACCGCCGTGACAACGCCCGGGGGTGCTCATTACTCCTCGCCGTGTACGCCTTCTGGAAAGAACGATGTCTTCACAGACAGAGGGAGAGTACGAATTACCGGAGGATCGTCTCGAGGAGAGCCAGCCGCAGTGTCCGTTCGGCGTCGGGGGCGGCTGCTGCCGGATCTGTTACATGGGCCCGTGCCGGGTGACGGACGGCGCCCACGGGATGGATCGGGGGGTCTGCGGGGCGACGCCGGGGACCGTCGCCGCGCGGAACCTGTACCGCGAGATCGCCGCGGGG
The Halalkaliarchaeum desulfuricum DNA segment above includes these coding regions:
- a CDS encoding peptidylprolyl isomerase; amino-acid sequence: MENPENPTATINTNFGEIEVELYEQHVPRTVENFIGLATGEKEWTHPETGETRTDPLYEDVPFHRVIGGFMIQGGDPTGTGRGGPGYTFDDEFHDDLGHDGPGVLSMANHGPDTNGSQFFITLAAQPHLDGKHAVFGQVIDGMDVVEDIGALQTDSADRPQEEALIESIDIDR